The stretch of DNA TGCGGGACCCAAGCCTGGAGTCCTCCAAGTATGACCAGGACGACGGCGAACTCCTGCACGAAGAGGTGCGCAGCCTGCTGCACAAACTGAACGCACGGCACCTGGTCCTGAGCCTGGAGAATCCGGGCGCCGGCCAGCGCATCCCGTACAGGTTCTTTGCAGTTTCCGCACTCGGCGAGTCACCGTCAGGCGACGCCGTCCACTCACGGGGAATCGCGCCGTTCCGGTGCCTTGATCCTGCCAAATGGGTACTAAGCATGACGGGTGCCATCTAGCCATCCGCCGAGTCCGGAACCCGCGTTCAGCCGCGGTGGGAGGAATGGTCACAGTGAATCTGGGCATGTGGGCCAATTTCGCGATTCAGTCCGGGCTCATCGCGGTCCTGGCTGCCAGCCTTTTCGGCGCGATAGCCGGCTTTGGACTGGCCTCGATCGGCCGATTCAGCCGCACCCTTGGAGTCGCGGCCGGCATCCTCGTTCCGGTGCTGGGCGTGGCCATCCTGGCGGCAGTCGCGGTCGCGAGGAGGGAGCGCCGGTCTGGTCACGACACCGCCCTGCCGTGGCAGTGGAAGAGCCGCAGCGGCATTGTTTCCCTGGCTAGCCTCGCGGCGCTCACTGGCGTCGTTGCGGTGACGGCCTTTGTCGATTGGTTCGTGGTCCGGATTCCCGGGGTCTCGCGGATCAGCGTTGGTGCGTGGGGAACGGTGCTCGGCGGTGCCGTAGTGGTCACGATTGCGCTCATGATCCTTGGGGGCCTGCCGCTGCTCAGGCGTCCCAGCCGGGGCTCTGCGATTTTGCTGGCGTGGGTCGGCAGCACCTGGATGTTCCTGGCCGGTGTAGCCGTCGCGCTGCGTGCGCCGGTTGTGGAACTGGCCTCTTCCCTGGGTGCCCTGAAGTTCACGGTCGCGGACGCGTTGGGGGCGTTGAACCTGGATGCGGGCGCGGTGGGGATCGACTTGCCGCCAACGGTGGACCCCGCCATGCTCGGGCTTTCCGGTGCCAGGGTCGAACCGGGCGCCGTTGATTTGGCTGCCCCCATCCAGGGGCTCCAGTTTGAGATCGGCCCGGCGTGGTATTGCCTGCTTCTGTTCTCCGCAGGACTCCTGCTGTGGTCTTTTCTCGTAGTCCGGCAGGCCGACAGGATAGCCCGCCGCCCTTCACCGGGCGGCTCAGGCATGGACCGTCAAGCTGCGGCCGGACCGGAAGCTCCGATTCCGGTCCGCCCGCTCAGCTGGAGCCAAGAGCGGTCCAGCGACGGATCGTATTGGGGTACCGGAAACTGACAGGCGAACCTGTCAGCGGTCCAGCATTCCACCCTGCGGAACAACCCCAACGGAAGACGTCTGCGGCTGGAAGTCACCGGGAAGCTCCACCGCGGAGGCGTGGTGGACCAGGCGGTCCCACGCGTGATTGATGCCGTGGACCAGCCCCAGCAATGTGCTGGCCACGATGGCCCAGGCGAGGCGCCCGACGCCCACCAGGACCAGCGCCGCGAAGGCCGCCGTCATCATGAAGAGGGCAATCACCAAGGCAACCACGAGAGTTCCAAAGAACACCATGGTTGCCGTTTCCACTGCGCTTAGGTCGAACTGCATTGTTCCCCCTGATCATCACCTTGGCTGAACCGCTAGCCCCGAGCGTAGGGGGACTGTGGTGGATGCAACTAGGGTCTTGGGGCCGTGGCGCGGCCGTTGATACGGGATCGAAATACTACTGGAGAGTAGGTCACGGAGCGGTCGCGGAAACAACGCGGGGTCATCTGCGGCCCATGTCACGGTCCGCGATGGGCCCGGTACGACCCCGCGTTGGATTAATGCGGCCGGGGGGCTGCGTTAACCTTGTAGTTGGCAGTCTTCTTCGAATCCGCTGCCCGACAACATCCCCAAGGCAGCCGAAGGAGAGTGCATGTCCCGCTCCGCCGTGTCCTCTGCCGACGCCATCAGCGCCCGGCTCCGGGACCTCGAACTCCTCATCAAGGGACCAGCCTGGGCGCTCACCCGCTCCGCGCCCTGGGTGATCGCAGTGCTTCAAGCCTCCTTCACCCGCATCAGGCCGCAGCTGCCGCTGGAACAGTTCCACGCCGACGTCGACGCCTTCCTCGAGCAGCTCCGCCGCCAAGGCCCCGGCACGGCAGAGCAACAGGGCGGCCCCGCCGGCGGCGCGCCCTCAGGGAAGAAATATGCGGACGAGTGGACCCGGAAGAACTTCCTGACGCGCCGTAACCAGTCCGGCCAGATCGTCTACGAAGTCACCGAGCCCGCGGCCCGCGTCCTCGCATTCCTCGACAGCCTCTCCAGCGAACGTTCCACCCTCAACGGCTCCCGGCTCGGCACGCTGCTGGGCGACGTCGAGAAGCTCGCCAACGAGACCAACCCGGACCAGAGCGCCCGGCTGGAGGCCCTCGAGGAGGAGATCGGTGAACGGCGCCAGCTGATCGAGGACATCAGTTCCGGCGACTTTGACGGCCTGCTCGACGACGACGAGGCGGTGGAAGCGGCCGGCAACATCCTGGATCTCGCGGCCAGCCTGCCCGCCGACTACAAGAAGATGCGTGACCGGATCGAGGAACTCGTGGGGGAGCTCCGCAACCAGATCATCGAGGAATCCCTCAGCAAGGGCGCCACCATGGCCCAGGTCCTGGAGGCGGACAAGCGGCTCCGGCAGAGCCCCGAGGGCAGGACCTTCCGCTCCTTCACCGCGTTCCTGGAGGATCCGCAGCAGCAGCTGAGGTTCCGGTCCGCGATCGGCGAGGTGCTCAGCCGGCAGTTCGCGGACGAGCTCAGCCAGGACGAACGCGAGACCCTCAAGAACCTCGTGGCCGAACTCCGCACCCAGCACAGCCAGATCCAGCGGATCTACGGCAAGCTCAGCGAAAGCCTGAACACCTACGTCCAGAGCGACGATTTCCGCCAGTCGGTACGGCTCCGCAAGGTCCTGCGCGAGGCCGAGCAGGCCATCCGGTCCCTGCCGTACGAGCGCGAACGCCCGGGCCTGGTCCGCGGCCCGGTACTGTTCAATGCCGGCTTCGAATCCCTCGCGATGGTCAAGCTCTTCGACCCGGACGAGTTCGCGGCCCCGCCCAAACTCGCGGACCCGATCGCCTTCAGTGACTCGGACCGCGCGCGCTCGCCGCGAACCGGCAAGGCCAGGCCGGAGCTCATCCGTGCCGCGGTGGCGGGAGCCTCCTCCCTTTCCGAGGCCTGGAACCAGCTCCCGGTCGAGGAGCGCCATATCAACTCGATCCGCGCCCTGCTCTCCCACGCCCTCCACGACGGTGCAGGCTTCGACCGCGAAGCCTGGGAGCCCATCGACTTCGAACAGATAGACGGCACCACCCGCAGGGCATACCTGCCGGTGGTTACGCTCAAGAAAGATTGACGATGACTGAATTTTCGCCAGAAGCAGCGGCCGCGGAGCCTGAACACACGCACGCCGACCCGTTCACCGTGACCCCGCGGGACACCTTCGTGGACGGCGCCGCGCTGTTTCCGGGGGACACCGGCGTGCTCCCGATGAAGGTCCGCCAGGCCCTCGTGAAACTCCTCAAAGGTCCCTACGTCGACGGCGGCCGCGACGAGAAGCTCTGGACCACCCTGCTGGATAACCAGCTGATCCTGCGGAGCCGCCTGTCCGAGGTCTTCCTGACCCTCCAGCTGGATCACGAACGCAAGGTGGCCGTGCTGCGCCCGGTGGATCCCGAGGCGATCGGCGGCAGCACCCGCTCCAGCATCCTGCGCCAGCAGCGGGCCCTGAGCCGCGTCGAAACGATCGTGCTGCTCCGCCTCCGGCTCCTGCTGGACCGCCATGTCACGGCCCAGACGGACCCCACGATCACGCGCGAGGAAATCGCCGAACTCGTGGCCCACTACCAGCCGGCCGGCCAGCAGGACGCCCTGCGCGATTCCGATGTCGTCAACCGGGCCATCACCAAGCTCCTGGCCCGCCAACTCCTCCTCACCACCGGACTGGACGAGGTCTACACCATCTCCAACGCCCTCCCCCTGGCTCTCCCCTTCGAAAACATCGGAGACATCCCGGCCCAGATCGAAGCCCTCGTGGCAGCCAGCACCGACCAGGCAGGCACCGAACCGCTCCTGGAGTTGGACGTCGATGTGGCCGCGAACACCGAGGCGGATGACACAGAGGACGACGACGCCGATGCCGCCCCGGGAGTGGCATCGGGCCTGTCGGAGCCGCGCGCTGAGCTGATCGAAGATCAGCTGCGCGGCGCAGGGGCGGGGGCGGCGTCGTCGTCCACCAACGCGGCCGCGGAAGGCGACCACACTGACGAAGCGGAGGCAGCCAAGTGAGCATCGCAACCATGCTGCCCATCGGCGACCTCACCAACCCCGGCCAGATGCGCCTGGCCCTAGTCCAGGTGGTCAACTGGGGCACGTTCCATGGCGCCCACACGATGCACGTGGACCGCAACGGCACCCTGCTGACCGGTAACTCCGGCGTCGGCAAGTCCACGCTTTTCGACGCGATGCTGCGGGTCTTCGATGCCCGGCCGCGCTCCAACGAGGCAGCGGCCCAGCGTGCCGGCGGTGCGGTGGAGGACAAGCGGACCACGTTTACCTACATGCGCGGCAAGGTGGGGGACAAGGCCGTCGGAGAGGGCTCGGCGAGTGCCTTCCAGCGCCCCGGCGCCACCTGGTCCGCCGTCGCACTGACCTTCGACAACGCCGCGGGCACAAGGGTGACCGTCTCGGCGCTGTTTGACCTGCCCAAAAACGGCACGGAGTCCAGCGTCGGCCGCTACTACCTGATCGACAACAGGCCGCTGGACCTTGAGGCGCTCGAGGTCATCGCGGAGAAGCGGTTCACCAAGTCCGCCCTGGACGCGATCTTTCCCGATGCCCAGGTATTCGACGTCCACAAGGCCTTCGCCGAACGCTTCCGGCGGCTGCTCGGGATCAATTCCGACCAGGCCCTTCCGCTGCTGCGCGTGATCCAGGCCGGCAAGGGCCTGGGCGGCAGCGTCAATACCTTCTTCCGCGACCAGGTCCTGGATGCCCCCGCCACGCTGTCCGCCGCGGATGACGTAGTGGAGGAATTCAGCAACCTCATGTCCATCCGGCAGCGCCTTGAGGACGTCCGGCAGCAGCGCGACCAGCTGGCCCCGGTCCCCGGACTGAACCGGGAATATGCCCAGTCATTGCTCGACGCGAACCGGCTGCGGGACCTCTCGGGTGGGGAATTCGAGGCCTACAAGCAGCGGCTCGCGGTCACGGTCCACGAGGAGACACTGGAACGCTACCGCGGGCTCGCGCAGGCCAAAGCCAGGGAACTCGGCGCCGAACGCGGCATCCGCGACGGCCTGGCCAAGGAATTGCGCCAGCTCGAGGCGGACTACAACAACCAGGGCGGGAATGCGATCTCCGCGATCGAGCAGTCGCTGGAGAACGCCCGGGTGGGGCTCAAGCTCCGGCAGCAGGTGGAGGAATCCGCCCGGACGGCGCTGTCCGACGCCGGCCTGGAACTTCCGTGGTCGGCGGCCGGCTGGGAGCAGGCCCATGAGCAGGCGGCGGCACGCTCGGCCGAACTGAAGGACGATTCGGAGGCGCTCAAGGAGCTGCGCTTCGAGGCGTTCGACGGTCACGCGACCAGGAAACGCGAACTTGCCGCGGCCCAGCAGGAGCTCGTCTCGCTCAAGACACGCAAGTCCCTGCTGCCGCCGTCGAGCATTGAAAACCGCAGCGCCATCGCCGCCGCCACCGGCGTCCCAGAGGAGCAGATGCCGTTCGGCGGTGAGCTGATCGACCTCGCCGAAGGCCAGGAACAGTGGCGGCCCGCCGCCGAGCGCGCACTGCGGAGCCTCGCCACGACGCTGCTGGTCCCCGGCGAGCACTTCGCCGCCGTGACCCGGTACCTCAACGACCATTCCGTCCGCGGGGCGCTCCGCGCGGTGGACGTGTCCAAGCCGCTCGCCGGCGGAGCGCTGGCCGTCGAGGACGTGGCCGACGGCGAGCTGCTGACCAAGCTGGGTTTCCTCACCGACGCGGCCCCCCACCCGGACGCGCTGGCGGCGGCCAGTACCTGGATCCGGGAACGGATTGCCCTCGACTTCGCCTACCCCTGTGTGGAGGACCCGGACGAGCTGGCCAGGCTGGACAAGGGCCTGAGCCTGGGCGGCGTGGTCAAGCGCAACCGCCACACGGTGGAGAAGGATGACCGTTTCACGTCCCGCCAGGACTATGTGCTCGGCTTCGACAACGCCGCCAAGCTGGAGCTCGTGGCGGCCCAGGTCGAGGACCTGCAGCAGGAACTGGCCAAGGCCGCCGAACTGGCGCAAAGCCGGGAAGAATCGCACCAGGGCATGACCCGGCAGCTCGAGGCCCTGCGCCGCGTGGCCGATGACCTGCGCCCGTGGGAGCAGGTCTCGGCCGCCGTGGCCGCGGATGAGCTCGCGAAGATCGAACAGCGGCTCAAGGATGCCCTCGCCGCCCAGGCCGACCTCGAGCCCCTGCGGGCGAACATCGAGGCGGCCCGGCACAAACACCAGTCCAGCACCGAGGCTGCCGCCGTGCTGCAAAGCGAGTACAAGGCCCTCGACTCCCAGCTGACGGCTGCCGATTCGCTGCTGGACGCCGCGCGCGCCCGGCTGGCGCAGTCCCCGCCGTCGGACTCCACCGTCGAAGCGCTGGAACCGTACTTCGCCGACGCCGGGGACCTCCGGGAGATGCACGAACTGGACAACCTGGCCAACCAGGTCCGCACCCGGCTCCTCGCCGAACTGCACGTGGCCGAGTCCCGCGGACAGGCCACCTCCGAGCGCCTCACCCGGATCTTCGAAGGCTTCGTCCGCGAATGGGGCACGGCGATCTCCGCGGACCACGGCACCTCGATCGGCGCCGCGGGGGAGTTCGAATCCCGCTACCACGCGATCGTCAGCGACGGGCTGCCCGCCCAGGAGGCCGAATTCCGGCAGTTCTTCAACCAGCGCACGCACGAATCCTTCAGCACGCTGCTGCACCTGCTCGATGAGGAACGCCGCTCCATCACGAGCCGGATCCTGCCGCTGAACGGCATCCTCTCCGAGGTCAATTTCCATGAGGGCAGCTTCCTGGAACTGGATATCAAGCAGACCCTGCCCGCCACGGCCAAGCAGTTCAAGGACGCCATCCAGGCTGCGCTCAAGGTCCGCCACAGCCGGCCGGGGAAGGCGCCGGTGCCGGCGTCCGGGCCGGGGCAGGACGACGACGCCGAGCTCACCAACCGCTACAAGTCGCTCGAAACGCTGGTGAAGCGGCTGGGTTCGCAGACCCCGGAGGACCGGCGCTGGCGTGCCGAGGTGCTGGACGTCCGCGGGCACCTGTTCATCCAGTGCAAGGAGCACCGCGAGATCCAGGGCTCGAAAAAGGGCTCAGGGAAGTCCGAGGTCTTTATGCACGCGGACACCGGCTCGATGTCCGGCGGCGAGCGGCAGCGGTTCACGGCCTTCATCATGGCCGCGGCGCTGAGCTACCAGTTGGGCATTGCCGAGCAGGGCTTCACCACCTACGGCACCGTGATGATGGACGAGGCCTTCGTGCTGGCCTCGGAGGAATTCGCCGGCGCCGGCATCAAGGCGCTGCACGAATTCGGCTTCCAGCTGCTCCTGGCCGCGCCGGAGAACGTGATTGACCTATCCCGGCACCTCGGATCGGTCACGGAGATCCTCCGGGACAAGCGCACCAACCGCTCCGGCGTCCTCACATCCCCGGTGATCGGACCGCGTCCGGGATCCGAGGGGACCTGGCGTTCCGAGGCCAACCCGGTAGACATCGTCCTCCGCTGACCCGGACGGCGCCCGCTCCGGCCCAAGGCAACGCGGGGTCACTCCGCGCCCATAATCCGCACCGGAATGGGCCGTAGGTGACCCCGCGTTGCCTTGCGACGCCGGGCCTGGTCAGGGGCAGGCCGCCCGGCACTCGTCGATCTGGGCCTGCACGATCGCCCCGTAGCGGGCCACGACGTCGTCAAAATCCCAGCCCTCGAACAGGCCAAACGTCCGGACCGCCTCGCCGAAGCCGGTCATCAGCGCCACCACCATGGAAGCGTAGCGCCGCTCCCGGGTCGTGTCCCCGATCAGGCCGGCGATACTGGCCAGGTAAAGTTCACGCGTCCCGGCGCGGGCTGTTTCCGGGGTGGGGGAATCCTGGATGGTGAACGGGAGCATCGCCCAGGGTTCCCTGAGGCCACGCTCCCGCCTCATGAGCACCCGGAAAACCAGGTTTGCGCCGAGCTCCGCGGCCGGCACCTGCAGCTCAGTCAGGAGCGATTCGTCCGGTTGCGCTGCCGCGAACAGCTTCTCTTTTGAGCCGTACAGCTTCATCACCAGAGCGGCCGAGACGCCGGCGTCGGACGCAATGTCCCGCACTGTCACGGCACGGTAGCCGCGCGCGCCGAACAGCCTTCCGGCAGAGTCGAGGACGGCGTCGCGGCTGGACGGGATCGCGTAGCCCGGGCCTGTCATGCGTCCACCAACTGCTCGGTGGGCGTGTCCAGCTCCAGATCGGCATTGACCGAGCGGTTGTCCACGGCCAGCTTCCGCGCCATCGCCTGATGGGTGAGGGGGTGAAGCATGGTGAGGATGTAGCGGCCGGGGGCGGGCAACGGGAGCGAATACGTGCCGTCGTTCTCCGTCCTGGTGGTGGCCACATGCTCGCCGGTGGCCTGCAGCAGCGTCACAACCGCACCTTCCAGGGGCGTGCCGGCCGCCCTGGCCACGCCGCCGAGTTGCAGCCGGTCGTGCAGATGGAAGTTCTGCCCAAGCGTGCGGCCATCGAAGTCGAACACTTCCGCCATGGGCGCCCATCCTGCCGTATTGGCCACCATCAGGTATTTGCCGGCGCCGGGCAGCGCGACCGAATAGTTTCCCTCGCTGTCCACCCGGCTCCAGTCCACCGGTTCACCGGTGGTTTGCAGCACCGTGACGACGGCGGGCGTGAGGGGGCGGTGGTCTGCCGACAGGACGCGGCCCTGCACCACGAGCTCGCTCGCGACTGGCGTCGGGACCGGAGCCCGCCGGCCGCCCACCGCCGCGGGAATGAAGACAACGGCCATGATCGAGGCCGCGGACGCGAGTGTTGCCATCCAGAAGACATCCTGGAAAGCCTGGAAGGCCGGGAGCTGCGCGGTCCCGACGGTTATGGTGACGGACGTCAGGACAGCTGCGACGGCGGCGCTCGACGTCGAGGTTCCAATCGACCGAACCAGGCTGTTGAGGCCATTGGCCGAGGCTGTCTCGGTGATGGGCACGGCTCCCATGATGAGGGTGGGCATGGCCGCGTACGCGATGGCCGTGCCAATGCTGACAACCGTGGAACCGATGATGACCGAGGCGATGGAATCCCAGAAGAAGACCCGCCCGACGTACCCCGCAATCATGACTGCCGCCCCGGCGATGAGGGCGGGCTGCCCTCCGAACCGCTTGATGATGCCCCCGGATACCGGAGCGAACACCACCATGGCCAGCCCCGAGGGGACCATGCACAGGCCGGCCGTGATGACGCTCAGCTGGAACCCGTAGCCGGTGGAGGCGGGCAGCTGGAGCTGCTGCGTGGTCAGGAGCATATTGGCGAACATGGCAAAGCCGATCAGCAACGAGGCCAGGTTCGTCAGCAGCACCGGCCTGCGGGCGGAGGTGCGCAGATCCACCATCGGCTGGCCGGCCTTGAGTTCATAGGGCACCCAGACAGCCAGGAGCAGCGCAGCGGCAAGGAACAGCAGCAGCACCGGCTCGGAGCCCCAGCCCCAGGATCCTCCCTTGGAGATGGCCAGGAGCAGTGCGGCCAACGCCGCAGAGAGCACCATGGCTCCGAGGTAGTCGAACCGGCCCGGCGTCCGCACCCTGGACTCCGGAACCACCAGCACCACGGCAGCGAGCAGCAGTGAGCCTGCGCCCGCAGACACCCAGAAGATCGATTCCCAGCCCAGGCTTTCGTAAAGTATCCCGGCGAGCGGCAGCCCGAGGGCGCTGCCGATGCCCAGCGTGGCACTCATCAGCGCCACCGCCGAGCCCATTTTCTCCTTGGGCAGTTCATCGCGCATGATGCTGATTCCCACCGGAATCAGGGCCGAGGCGAAGCCCTGCATGGCCCGCCCGATGATCAGCCAAAGAAAGCTCCCGCCGACGGCCGCCAGGACGGAGCCCACCACCATGATGGCCATGCACACCACCATCATCTTCCGCTTGCCATACATGTCCGCGCTGCGGGAAACGATCGGGGTGGCAATCGCACTGGAGAGCAGCGTCGCCGTGACGAGCCAGGAGGCGTCGTCGGCGGTGACATTAAGGATCCTCGGGAAGTCCGGCAGCAGCGGCACAACAAGGGTCTGCATCAGGGCGACAAGGGTGCCGGAAATTGCGAGGACCGCCGTGATGGTCCTTGGTGATCGGGGCAGGGTGCTTTCTCGCGTCATAGGGCTGAACTTTCCGCAGGGAGGGGCCGCTCAGCCAGGTGGTGAACGCGCGTTTACTCTCGTGATGAGTGAACCACTGTTCACCTGGCCGGTGCAATCGCCGGCACCATGTGTTTGCTCACTTCCTGCCCACAGGCCTCCCGGTCCTGCGGGGCGTCCGCTTAGCTCACCTGATGGGCCCCGTGCGTTAACCCCGACGTCGGCTTGGTCGGTTAGCGTGGCGGCATGGCAGAAAACCTACTGTCCCCGGGCACGGATGGGCGGCGGGTTTATGTCGCGCTGGGGGATTCCTTCACCGAGGGGGTGGGGGACCACGACCTCCGGCTGCCCAACGGGGTCAGGGGCTGGGCGGACCGGGTCGCGGAGAGGCTGGCCAAGGCCGAACCGGGCTGGGAGTACGCCAACCTCGCCGTCCGGAGCAAGAGGTTGCGCCATATCATCGACGAACAGCTGGCTCCGGCGCTTGCCATGAAACCAACGCTGGTCACGCTCTACGCGGGCGGCAACGACATCCTGGATTTCGGCACCGACGTCGGCTCCCTGATGACGGACTACGAATCCCTTGTGCGTGCGCTCGCCGGTACCGGGGCCACGCTGGTGCTGTTCACGGGCTTCGACGTCAAGGTGTCCG from Arthrobacter sp. PAMC25564 encodes:
- a CDS encoding DUF3375 family protein codes for the protein MSRSAVSSADAISARLRDLELLIKGPAWALTRSAPWVIAVLQASFTRIRPQLPLEQFHADVDAFLEQLRRQGPGTAEQQGGPAGGAPSGKKYADEWTRKNFLTRRNQSGQIVYEVTEPAARVLAFLDSLSSERSTLNGSRLGTLLGDVEKLANETNPDQSARLEALEEEIGERRQLIEDISSGDFDGLLDDDEAVEAAGNILDLAASLPADYKKMRDRIEELVGELRNQIIEESLSKGATMAQVLEADKRLRQSPEGRTFRSFTAFLEDPQQQLRFRSAIGEVLSRQFADELSQDERETLKNLVAELRTQHSQIQRIYGKLSESLNTYVQSDDFRQSVRLRKVLREAEQAIRSLPYERERPGLVRGPVLFNAGFESLAMVKLFDPDEFAAPPKLADPIAFSDSDRARSPRTGKARPELIRAAVAGASSLSEAWNQLPVEERHINSIRALLSHALHDGAGFDREAWEPIDFEQIDGTTRRAYLPVVTLKKD
- a CDS encoding DUF4194 domain-containing protein, with the translated sequence MTEFSPEAAAAEPEHTHADPFTVTPRDTFVDGAALFPGDTGVLPMKVRQALVKLLKGPYVDGGRDEKLWTTLLDNQLILRSRLSEVFLTLQLDHERKVAVLRPVDPEAIGGSTRSSILRQQRALSRVETIVLLRLRLLLDRHVTAQTDPTITREEIAELVAHYQPAGQQDALRDSDVVNRAITKLLARQLLLTTGLDEVYTISNALPLALPFENIGDIPAQIEALVAASTDQAGTEPLLELDVDVAANTEADDTEDDDADAAPGVASGLSEPRAELIEDQLRGAGAGAASSSTNAAAEGDHTDEAEAAK
- a CDS encoding ATP-binding protein, coding for MSIATMLPIGDLTNPGQMRLALVQVVNWGTFHGAHTMHVDRNGTLLTGNSGVGKSTLFDAMLRVFDARPRSNEAAAQRAGGAVEDKRTTFTYMRGKVGDKAVGEGSASAFQRPGATWSAVALTFDNAAGTRVTVSALFDLPKNGTESSVGRYYLIDNRPLDLEALEVIAEKRFTKSALDAIFPDAQVFDVHKAFAERFRRLLGINSDQALPLLRVIQAGKGLGGSVNTFFRDQVLDAPATLSAADDVVEEFSNLMSIRQRLEDVRQQRDQLAPVPGLNREYAQSLLDANRLRDLSGGEFEAYKQRLAVTVHEETLERYRGLAQAKARELGAERGIRDGLAKELRQLEADYNNQGGNAISAIEQSLENARVGLKLRQQVEESARTALSDAGLELPWSAAGWEQAHEQAAARSAELKDDSEALKELRFEAFDGHATRKRELAAAQQELVSLKTRKSLLPPSSIENRSAIAAATGVPEEQMPFGGELIDLAEGQEQWRPAAERALRSLATTLLVPGEHFAAVTRYLNDHSVRGALRAVDVSKPLAGGALAVEDVADGELLTKLGFLTDAAPHPDALAAASTWIRERIALDFAYPCVEDPDELARLDKGLSLGGVVKRNRHTVEKDDRFTSRQDYVLGFDNAAKLELVAAQVEDLQQELAKAAELAQSREESHQGMTRQLEALRRVADDLRPWEQVSAAVAADELAKIEQRLKDALAAQADLEPLRANIEAARHKHQSSTEAAAVLQSEYKALDSQLTAADSLLDAARARLAQSPPSDSTVEALEPYFADAGDLREMHELDNLANQVRTRLLAELHVAESRGQATSERLTRIFEGFVREWGTAISADHGTSIGAAGEFESRYHAIVSDGLPAQEAEFRQFFNQRTHESFSTLLHLLDEERRSITSRILPLNGILSEVNFHEGSFLELDIKQTLPATAKQFKDAIQAALKVRHSRPGKAPVPASGPGQDDDAELTNRYKSLETLVKRLGSQTPEDRRWRAEVLDVRGHLFIQCKEHREIQGSKKGSGKSEVFMHADTGSMSGGERQRFTAFIMAAALSYQLGIAEQGFTTYGTVMMDEAFVLASEEFAGAGIKALHEFGFQLLLAAPENVIDLSRHLGSVTEILRDKRTNRSGVLTSPVIGPRPGSEGTWRSEANPVDIVLR
- a CDS encoding TetR/AcrR family transcriptional regulator, encoding MTGPGYAIPSSRDAVLDSAGRLFGARGYRAVTVRDIASDAGVSAALVMKLYGSKEKLFAAAQPDESLLTELQVPAAELGANLVFRVLMRRERGLREPWAMLPFTIQDSPTPETARAGTRELYLASIAGLIGDTTRERRYASMVVALMTGFGEAVRTFGLFEGWDFDDVVARYGAIVQAQIDECRAACP
- a CDS encoding MFS transporter: MTRESTLPRSPRTITAVLAISGTLVALMQTLVVPLLPDFPRILNVTADDASWLVTATLLSSAIATPIVSRSADMYGKRKMMVVCMAIMVVGSVLAAVGGSFLWLIIGRAMQGFASALIPVGISIMRDELPKEKMGSAVALMSATLGIGSALGLPLAGILYESLGWESIFWVSAGAGSLLLAAVVLVVPESRVRTPGRFDYLGAMVLSAALAALLLAISKGGSWGWGSEPVLLLFLAAALLLAVWVPYELKAGQPMVDLRTSARRPVLLTNLASLLIGFAMFANMLLTTQQLQLPASTGYGFQLSVITAGLCMVPSGLAMVVFAPVSGGIIKRFGGQPALIAGAAVMIAGYVGRVFFWDSIASVIIGSTVVSIGTAIAYAAMPTLIMGAVPITETASANGLNSLVRSIGTSTSSAAVAAVLTSVTITVGTAQLPAFQAFQDVFWMATLASAASIMAVVFIPAAVGGRRAPVPTPVASELVVQGRVLSADHRPLTPAVVTVLQTTGEPVDWSRVDSEGNYSVALPGAGKYLMVANTAGWAPMAEVFDFDGRTLGQNFHLHDRLQLGGVARAAGTPLEGAVVTLLQATGEHVATTRTENDGTYSLPLPAPGRYILTMLHPLTHQAMARKLAVDNRSVNADLELDTPTEQLVDA